A stretch of the Lolium perenne isolate Kyuss_39 chromosome 3, Kyuss_2.0, whole genome shotgun sequence genome encodes the following:
- the LOC127343179 gene encoding ubiquitin-conjugating enzyme E2 5A yields the protein MMASKRIQKELKDLQKDPPTSCSAGPVGEDMFHWQATIMGPSDSPYAGGVFLVTIHFPPDYPFKPPKVAFRTKVFHPNVNSNGSICLDILKDQWSPALTISKVLLSICSLLCDPNPDDPLVPEIAHMYKTDRHKYESTARTWTQRYAM from the exons ATGATGGCGTCTAAGAGGATACAGAAGGAGCTCAAGGACCTGCAGAAGGATCCCCCTACCTCATGCAGCGCAG GTCCTGTGGGTGAAGATATGTTCCATTGGCAGGCAACAATAATGGGTCCATCTGACAGCCCATATGCTGGTGGAGTTTTCCTAGTTACTATCCACTTCCCTCCTGATTATCCTTTCAAACCACCAAAG GTAGCGTTTCGTACCAAGGTGTTCCATCCAAACGTCAACAGCAACGGGAGCATTTGCCTGGACATCTTGAAGGACCAATGGAGCCCTGCTCTGACTATCTCCAAG GTGTTGCTGTCCATCTGCTCCCTGCTGTGTGACCCGAACCCCGACGACCCTCTGGTTCCCGAGATCGCCCACATGTACAAGACGGACCGGCACAAGTACGAGAGCACCGCCAGGACCTGGACGCAGAGGTACGCCATGTGA
- the LOC127343178 gene encoding vacuolar protein sorting-associated protein 25 codes for MQRQGDFKLPPFFNYPPYFTLQPVRETREKQVQLWKDLILDYCKSHKMYIISLEEDFPLFSNPNIERSLSYEAKEVFLAALVSEGRAEWIDKSHKKCLILWLRIQDWANYILDFVRENGLEVTTIEDIRSGIETHGTELAGIDRGVLMRALKLLEQKGKATIFKGTSADDEGVKFSA; via the exons ATGCAGAGGCAGGGAGatttcaagcttcccccattcttcAACTACCCGCCCTACTTCAC TTTGCAGCCTGTGAGGGAAACACGTGAAAAGCAAGTGCAGCTATGGAAAGATCTGATACTTGATTACTGTAAAAGTCATAAGATGTATATAATCTCCTTGGAAGAAGATTTTCCGTTGTTCTCCAATCCAAATATTGAGA GGTCTCTAAGCTATGAAGCAAAGGAAGTGTTCCTTGCAGCTCTTGTTAGTGAAG GGCGTGCTGAATGGATTGACAAAAGTCACAAGAAGTGTCTCATTCTTTGGCTGCGGATTCAAGATTGGGCCAACTACATATTAGACTTT GTGAGGGAAAATGGGTTGGAAGTAACAACAATTGAAGATATACGATCTGGAATTGAAACACATGGAACCG AACTTGCGGGGATCGATCGTGGTGTCCTCATGCGAGCTTTGAAGCTGCTAGAACAAAAGGGAAAGGCAACTATCTTCAAGGGCACTTCAGCGGACGATGAAGGCGTCAAATTTTCGGCTTAA
- the LOC127339779 gene encoding uncharacterized protein, producing MSHFLFNLGWLTFLSGRLAAEAAKVPQLESDLRAARAQCAESEEAGRSSAGKLKLAEQELTRLRLLEKNHLTELNALRAAEKEKVDDLSRRLTEVEKQRLALQEEVTAKSTELTATAKRWTEGFSALDRGLAAAFPETQDAALAAVGAARDSRRQETGEGSSEYFSMEDHLASMAARIEPVTQLGWELRKAAEELVSLLWPGEAAPQDISGLISSMEQAPDRFLDWKESATRAGADMALSFVLSWYNEVDLGQLEFRRADVENKLPADLKAARLARASTIADFVDKTVFVADPNPPLSDGEYMDDEEAEDVPEDDPAAGSTDAPPA from the exons ATGTCTCATTTTCtttttaatcttggttggctgacatttctcTCTGGCCGCctcgcagctgaagccgccaaggtcccgcagctggagtcggatctccgagccgctcgcgcccagtgcgccgagagcgaggaggcgggccgatcctccgccggcaagctcaagctggctgagcaggagctgacgcggctccGCCTGCTGGAGAAGAACCATCTCACCGAGCTTAATGCCCTCAgggcggcggagaaggagaaggtggatgatctgagccggcggctgacggaggtggagaagcagcggcttgcgctgcaggaggaggtcaccgccaagtccacagagctgacggctaccgccaaacgCTGGACTGAAGGCtttagcgcgcttgatcgcggcttggcgg cggcctttccGGAGACGCAAGACGcagctttggcagccgttggcgccgcgcgcgactccaggaggcaggagaccggcgagggcagctcggagtacttctccatggaggaccacctggcgtccatggctgcccgcatcgagcccgtcacccagctcggctgggagctgcggaaggcggctgaagagctggtgtccctgctgtggcctggggaggcGGCGCCACAAGATATTTCTGGCCTCATCTCCTCGATGGAGcaggcgccggaccgcttcctcgactggaaggagtcggccacgcgcgccggtgccgatatggcgctgtccttcgtcctctcctggtacaacgaggtggatctGGGGCaacttgagttccggcgagccgacGTGGAgaacaagctcccagccgacttgaaggccgcccgccttgcccgagccagcaccatcgccgacttcgtcgacaagacggtcttcgtcgcggacccgaaccctcctctgtCCGACGGAGAATACATggacgatgaggaggcggaagacgtgcctgaggacgacccggccgccggctccactgatgcccctccggcttag